The genomic region CGCCCGCCGGTCGCGGCTCACCTGCCAAGCCCGCGGCGCACGCGGGAACGGGGAGCACGCGCCCAGGGACGCCAGGTGGGCTCAGCGCCCGGCGAGGCGTCTGGGGCTCAGCCCCCGGCGCCTACACCGCGCTCACGTACCGCTGCCCCTTCTGACCCACCTCGACCTTGAGCAGCCCCTCCTTCTCCATCGCCTCGAGGAGGCGGGTGAAGCTCGAGAAGCCGTGCTCGCGCTCGTCGAAGTCGGGCTCCTTGCGGACGATCGCCTCCTTGATGGCCGAGGGGTTCACGGGCCCGGTGGCGCGGCCGAGGATCGACGACACGGCCTCGCGGGCGATCTCGGGGATCTCCTGCGGCTTCGCCTTGGGCTGCTCCTTCTTCTCGCCCTGGCGCCGCTGCCGCTCGGGCGGGCGGAGGTAGACGAACTCGTCGCAGGCCTTCACGAAGAGGGGGCTCGTGGCCTCCTTCACGGCGAGCCCGATGACGTACCGGCCGTTCTCGCGGAGCTTGTACGCGAGCGGGCAGAAGTCGGAGTCGCCGGAGGCGATGGCGAAGATGTCGATGTGCTCGCGCAGGTAGGCGAGCTCGAGGGCGTCGATGACGAGCCGCATGTCGGCGCCGTTCTTGCCGGCGCGCGTGGACGGGGGCACCTCGATGAGCTCCACGCCGCGGTCGTGCAGGTTCTGCTTCGCCCCGCCGAACCGGCTCCAGTCGCAGTAGGCGCGCCGGTAGACGACCTTCCCCTTCTCGAGGAGGAGGTCGAGCGCGGGCTGGATGTCGAACTTCTCTGGCGCGAGCCCGGTGCGGGTGACGAGGTTCTCGAAGTCGATGAAGAGGGCGATGCGGTGATCGCCCGGTTCGTTTCTCATGGCGCGGACCTTACCTCAACGTGAGCCGTTCGCCCACGAACGCGCCGGGAGGGCGGCCGAGCGGGCGGCGGCGGGGGCCCGGGGAGGGGCCCGGCGGCGGGCGTTCGCAGCGCGGGCCGGCGGCGTTGCGGCCCCGCGCCGCCGTGCGGAAAGTGACCGCGGAGGTGGCCCTTGGCGAGCGCGACGAGGACGGGGAGCCGGCGGGAGCAGCGGAGCGTGGGGTACGCGGTGGTGGGGCTCGGGCACATCGCCCAGGTGGCGGTCC from Anaeromyxobacter paludicola harbors:
- a CDS encoding NYN domain-containing protein encodes the protein MRNEPGDHRIALFIDFENLVTRTGLAPEKFDIQPALDLLLEKGKVVYRRAYCDWSRFGGAKQNLHDRGVELIEVPPSTRAGKNGADMRLVIDALELAYLREHIDIFAIASGDSDFCPLAYKLRENGRYVIGLAVKEATSPLFVKACDEFVYLRPPERQRRQGEKKEQPKAKPQEIPEIAREAVSSILGRATGPVNPSAIKEAIVRKEPDFDEREHGFSSFTRLLEAMEKEGLLKVEVGQKGQRYVSAV